One region of Halomicrobium sp. LC1Hm genomic DNA includes:
- a CDS encoding site-specific integrase, protein MSDAPIAERESSSTEKIAEAFGKTTDPLAEFESKFEEIDVDPFVPFIENVLLSKDLNSATRRNYRSVYADWREHMEREDRHPACPSDQHVVRFIEWQLSPDAKDNHPRTVKGKLRKLNRAYRFWQDSAGFPHPQDYNPFTLARDKVNLEVPDGKKHRRISIDELQEMVRGVTHLRNRAIICFQFKLGLRAGEVSNIKLSDIAMENSEIQSHYPELGSEDRLADRENVIYIPPGDERPRNKSGRARMLPLDGELRRLLARYLLIRPENDEPWLFLSETSHSKMDHKAINSVWKKELHPEYAETEEYRPITSHFGRHRFSTWWRVEQDVNRELVKYMRGDSVEKGSMEEPIDSYLHTYYEDIEDLYRENIYRVGL, encoded by the coding sequence ATGAGTGACGCGCCGATAGCGGAGCGTGAGAGCAGTTCGACGGAGAAGATAGCCGAGGCGTTCGGGAAGACGACGGACCCGCTGGCCGAGTTCGAGTCGAAGTTCGAGGAGATAGACGTTGACCCGTTCGTCCCGTTCATCGAGAATGTGCTTCTCTCGAAGGACCTCAACAGCGCCACGCGCCGGAACTACCGGAGTGTCTACGCCGACTGGCGCGAGCATATGGAGCGTGAGGACCGACACCCGGCGTGTCCGAGTGACCAGCACGTTGTTCGGTTCATCGAGTGGCAGTTGTCGCCCGACGCGAAGGACAACCATCCGCGAACGGTGAAGGGGAAACTGCGGAAACTGAATCGCGCCTATCGGTTCTGGCAGGATTCGGCTGGCTTCCCGCACCCGCAGGATTACAACCCGTTCACGCTCGCCCGTGACAAGGTGAATCTGGAAGTTCCCGACGGGAAGAAGCACCGCCGAATCTCCATCGATGAACTTCAGGAGATGGTGCGAGGCGTGACGCACCTTCGCAATCGGGCGATAATCTGCTTCCAATTCAAACTCGGTCTGCGGGCGGGAGAGGTGTCGAACATCAAACTGAGCGATATTGCGATGGAGAACAGCGAGATTCAATCGCACTACCCGGAACTGGGTTCCGAGGACCGGCTTGCAGACCGCGAGAACGTCATCTACATTCCGCCGGGTGACGAGCGACCGAGGAACAAGTCGGGCCGTGCGCGGATGCTCCCGCTTGATGGTGAACTCCGGCGACTGCTCGCTCGCTACCTGCTGATTCGTCCGGAGAACGACGAGCCGTGGTTGTTCCTGTCGGAGACGAGCCACTCGAAGATGGACCACAAGGCCATCAACTCAGTCTGGAAGAAGGAACTCCACCCGGAGTACGCGGAAACTGAGGAATACAGGCCGATAACGAGCCACTTCGGGCGTCACCGCTTTTCGACGTGGTGGCGTGTCGAGCAGGATGTGAACCGCGAACTGGTGAAGTATATGCGCGGTGACTCGGTGGAGAAGGGGTCGATGGAGGAGCCGATTGACTCCTATCTCCACACCTACTACGAGGACATCGAAGACCTCTACCGCGAGAATATCTATCGGGTCGGTCTTTGA
- a CDS encoding HNH endonuclease → MIDRNPIDVESVEEARERFEAKYDERIPASCWPWEAGTFGDGYGRFTLDGNYYQAHRIAWALANGSDPGDALVLHECYNESCVNPAHLMLGNQRINMVHAFGEHGADVFSSPGEENPNAELTSDQAREIRERYESEGVTQADLADEFGVSRSLISMVVREVLWADAY, encoded by the coding sequence ATGATAGACCGGAACCCCATCGACGTTGAGAGCGTTGAGGAGGCACGAGAGCGGTTCGAGGCGAAGTACGACGAACGTATCCCGGCTTCCTGCTGGCCGTGGGAGGCGGGTACGTTTGGCGACGGATACGGACGGTTCACGCTCGACGGGAATTACTACCAAGCCCACCGGATAGCGTGGGCGTTAGCCAACGGTTCGGACCCCGGTGATGCGCTCGTTCTCCACGAGTGCTACAACGAGTCGTGCGTGAATCCGGCCCACCTGATGCTGGGCAATCAGCGGATAAATATGGTTCACGCCTTTGGCGAACACGGGGCAGACGTGTTCTCGTCGCCGGGCGAGGAGAATCCGAACGCGGAACTCACGTCCGACCAAGCGCGAGAGATTCGTGAGCGATACGAGTCGGAGGGCGTGACGCAGGCCGACCTCGCAGACGAGTTCGGCGTATCGCGGTCGCTCATCAGTATGGTGGTCAGGGAGGTGTTGTGGGCCGATGCCTACTGA